The window TGGGCGTCCCCGGTGTGCCGGACGGTGTACACGAACACCCCGCCCGGCCGCAGCACCCGCCGCACCTCGCCCACCAGGGCGTGCAGCTCCTCGGTGGACAGGGCCATACAGAGCAGCATGTGCGCGAAGACACCGTCGACGGAGGCGTCGGGGAGGGGCAGAGGCTCGCGTACGTCATGCACGGTGCGCGCGACGCGGAGGCCCTGCGCCCTCGCCGCGTCCCCGAGTTGCTCAAGCGCTACGGCACTGAAGTCGGTGGCGTGCACGGAGAATCCCTCGCGGGCGAGGAAGAGGGCGTCCCGGCCGTGCCCGGCCCCCAGCTCCAGCACATCCTCGGCACCGGCTGTCCGGAAGACGCCGGCGGCATGCACGGCCGGCGCCGAGGGCTCCTCGCCGTACATGCCCGGATGGGAGCCGTACATCCCCTGCCAGTGCGCCCGCTGGTCGTCGCCGAGGTCGTGCTCGTCGTTCACCGTCCGCACGCTACAGCGCGGTGGCCCGCCTGGCCGACCGGCAGGTCCGACCGCAGTTCGCGCACAACCGGTCCGCGAGGCGCAGCGAGCCGCCGCGCTCGGGCACGAGGTCGAACCACTGCCGGTCGGCGGCGGCCGGCCCGCGCACGGTCACCTCTGGCAGGTTCTGCCCCAATGGCAGTTTGTGCCACTTGTCAGTGGGGCCTGCGAGAGTGTGAGAACGCGCTTGGAGGGGGCGGACGATGACGAACGGTCACGGCTGGGACGGCATGGACTACCGGGGCTGGCAGGACCTGGGGGACGTACGGCGGCGCCTCGACGCGGGGGCCGATCCGGAGCGGTGGGGCATGGGCGGCTCCCGGCCGCTGCATCGGGCGGTCGTGTTCGGCTCGCCCGAGGTCGTCGCGGAGCTCGCGGGCCGCGTCCGCGACGTGGACGCGCTGGAGCACGGCGTGACGGCGCTGTGGGAGGCGGTCGTGGCCCGCAAAACGGAGAATGCGCGAGCCCTGGTCGCCGCCGGTGCCGATCCCGGCTGGGTCGGACACGGCGGCTGGACACCGGCCCGCCTCAGCCTCGCCGGCCCCGAGCCGGACCTGTTCCCGCTGCCCGAGGGAGCGCCCGGTCTGACGGACTCCGAGCGCGCGGTGGCGGACGAGGGCCGACGGCTCATATCGGCCGTCGGCGAGTTCCACTACGAAGGGACCGGGCTGGCCTGCGTCGCGGGGATCGACGCCGAGGAGGCCATACGACGGCTGTCGGCGACCCCGGCCGACAGCGAGTTCATGGACGAGCTGACGGAGGACATGTTCAGCTACGACCTGGACGAGACCCTGCGCTTCGTCGGGGTGACGACCGTGCCGGGCGGCTGTGTCGTCACCCAGCCCTGGGGCTACGGCCCACAGCAGCCGGTGGTCATGCGGCTGCTGTCCGAGGGCACCCTGGCCTACGGTCTGTACGCCAACGCCAAGAGCGGCAACCAGGGTTGCGTCTTCCGCGACGGCGTCGGCGAGGGCTGGGACCTGCACCCCGGCGGCGGCCCCTATCCGGAGGACA of the Streptomyces sp. NBC_00287 genome contains:
- a CDS encoding ankyrin repeat domain-containing protein, which gives rise to MTNGHGWDGMDYRGWQDLGDVRRRLDAGADPERWGMGGSRPLHRAVVFGSPEVVAELAGRVRDVDALEHGVTALWEAVVARKTENARALVAAGADPGWVGHGGWTPARLSLAGPEPDLFPLPEGAPGLTDSERAVADEGRRLISAVGEFHYEGTGLACVAGIDAEEAIRRLSATPADSEFMDELTEDMFSYDLDETLRFVGVTTVPGGCVVTQPWGYGPQQPVVMRLLSEGTLAYGLYANAKSGNQGCVFRDGVGEGWDLHPGGGPYPEDSLEEVLFSYVYTHKAVAYCLAYAGLRPTDARAVVGPPDHWVELPERDYWAR
- a CDS encoding class I SAM-dependent methyltransferase; this translates as MYGSHPGMYGEEPSAPAVHAAGVFRTAGAEDVLELGAGHGRDALFLAREGFSVHATDFSAVALEQLGDAARAQGLRVARTVHDVREPLPLPDASVDGVFAHMLLCMALSTEELHALVGEVRRVLRPGGVFVYTVRHTGDAHFGAGTGHGDDIWEHGGFAVHFFSRELVDALAEGWDLREVHPFEEGELPRRLWRITQTKS